In one Gadus morhua chromosome 7, gadMor3.0, whole genome shotgun sequence genomic region, the following are encoded:
- the f11r.1 gene encoding F11 receptor, tandem duplicate 1, whose product MPCLGGIVLRGSSLTHSAAAERNRLLEKPKDLIDEADMLVSVYLLAVLASTGVEGAFTVGTDSSNVRVRENEGADLTCKPSADFGSTPRVEWKFNVLNAQRFVVFDGKPTESYANRVELLNNGVRFNKVTRGDNGEYECEVSGNNNFGKVIVKLTVLVPVGAPVCNIPTSVTTDGKAILRCSDKVGSPPPNYKWYKGDTLLPEDPKKFPNFKNSTYRINPINGNLEFSPVTKADSGAYYCEAVNSAGPAKRCKAVRMEVEDVNTGGIVAAVIVSLLLVALLIGGLWYANKKGYLPTRSESKPKPSVIYQPPSSRGGEEEEDGEFRQKSSFVV is encoded by the exons atgCCATGCCTCGGTGGGATTGTATTACGGGGAagctcactcacacattcagCAGCAG CTGAACGCAACAGGTTGTTGGAGAAACCGAAAGATCTAATTGACGAGGCCGATATGCTGGTTTCGGTCTACCTTCTCGCTGTGTTGGCGTCAACAG GTGTAGAAGGTGCTTTTACTGTCGGGACCGATAGCTCAAATGTGAGGGTTAGAGAGAATGAAG GGGCTGACCTCACCTGCAAACCCTCAGCCGACTTCGGGTCGACACCCCGGGTTGAATGGAAGTTTAATGTCTTGAATGCCCAACGTTTCGTGGTTTTCGACGGGAAACCCACAG AATCATATGCCAACAGAGTCGAGTTACTCAATAATGGTGTGCGCTTCAACAAGGTGACCCGCGGCGACAACGGAGAGTACGAGTGTGAGGTTTCTGGCAACAACAATTTCGGAAAAGTCATCGTGAAGTTGACCGTTCTGG TCCCCGTAGGGGCCCCAGTTTGCAACATCCCGACCTCGGTGACCACCGACGGAAAGGCCATCCTCCGATGCTCCGACAAGGTCGGCTCCCCGCCGCCTAACTACAAGTGGTACAAAGGCGATACCCTCCTTCCGGAGGACCCCAAAAAGTTCCCAAACTTCAAAAACTCCACCTACAGGATCAACCCCATCAACGGCAACCTG GAGTTCTCTCCCGTGACCAAAGCTGACTCAGGGGCTTATTACTGTGAGGCTGTGAACTCAGCGGGCCCAGCGAAGAGATGCAAGGCTGTGAGGATGGAAGTCG AGGACGTGAATACTGGCGGTATTGTTGCCGCGGTGATTGTGTCTCTTCTGCTGGTCGCCTTGCTAATAGGTGGCCTTTGGTACGCTAACAAGAAGGGATACCTACCCA CACGGAGCGAAAG CAAGCCTAAACCATCTGTCATCTACCAACCCCCATCCTCACGAggcggtgaggaggaggaagat GGAGAATTCCGACAGAAGTCCTCTTTTGTGGTTTAG
- the ubash3ba gene encoding ubiquitin-associated and SH3 domain-containing protein B isoform X1 — translation MAAKDDIYTKVTPRRQRLTRPGTVKQGASTLDVLLSMGFPKTRALKALVSTGSRNVQAACDWLFSHVDDPFLDDPLPREYVLYLRPTGPLLHQLTQYWQQSRLTCGKNKAHNIFPHITLCQFFMCADGKVEALTEALQATMASWRGRFPATLNLKLYTSSNFIGLFVDEHVAEVLKSFASEFATEAASKADVHIEPHKKQLHVTLAYQFQANHLPVLEKLAKSMDVSVGCDWLAVMFSRDIRFANHETLQVMYPYTPQNDDELELVPGDFVFMSAVEQASASEGWVYGSSQGTGLSGLLPENYVTRADECETWVVHGSHSFLNGAPPPDPGGRADSLLLDGQLLDSLGDLAGLSVLTTPMQLLRAGSEQSSLPKRSLFVCRHGERMDVVFGKHWITQCFDTKGRYVRCNLNMPPSLPIRSGGHRDYDKDCPITVFGGTQARLVGEALLESHTTVNFIYCSPSLRCVQTAQNILQGLQLDGKTRIRVEPGLFEWTKWVSGTTLPVWIPPVELAAANLNVDTTYRPHIPISKLVVSESYDTYISRSFQVTREILSECNNLGDTVLIVAHASSLEACTRQMQGLSPQNAKDFVQVVRKIPYLGFCACEELGETGVWQLVDPPILPLTHGPNHSFNWREMLLQD, via the exons ATGGCAGCGAAAGACGACATCTACACCAAAGTGACCCCGCGGAGGCAGCGGCTGACCCGCCCGGGCACTGTGAAGCAAGGGGCGTCCACCCTGGACGTCCTGCTCTCCATGGGCTTTCCAAAGACCAGGGC GCTGAAAGCTCTGGTCTCCACTGGGAGCCGCAACGTCCAGGCAGCGTGTGATTG GCTCTTCTCCCACGTGGACGACCCCTTCCTGGACGACCCGCTGCCCAGGGAGTATGTGTTGTACCTGCGGCCCACCGGGCCTCTGCTGCACCAGCTCACCCAGTACTGGCAGCAGTCTCGCCTCACCTGCGGCAAGAACAAGGCTCACAACATCTTCCCCCACATCACCCTCTGCCAGTTCTTCATG TGTGCGGACGGGAAGGTGGAGGCGCTCACGGAGGCGCTGCAGGCCACCATGGCCTCCTGGCGGGGCCGCTTCCCCGCGACCCTCAACCTAAAGCTCTACACCTCCTCCAACTTCATCGGCCTGTTCGTGGACGAGCATGTGGCCGAGGTGCTGAAGAGCTTTGCCTCCGAGTTTGCCACGGAGGCCGCCTCCAAAGCAG ACGTCCACATCGAACCGCACAAGAAGCAGCTCCACGTCACCCTGGCCTACCAGTTCCAGGCCAATCACCTGCCTGTTCTGGAGAAGCTGGCCAAGAGCATGGACGTGTCCGTGGGCtgtgactggctggctgtcaTGTTCTCGCGGGACATCCGATTCGCCAACCACGAG ACGCTGCAGGTCATGTACCCGTACACGCCCCAGAACGACGACGAGCTGGAGCTGGTGCCGGGTGACTTTGTGTTCATGTCCGCCGTGGAGCAGGCCAGCGCCAGCGAGGGCTGGGTCTATGGGAGCTCCCAGGGCACGGGGCTGTCGGGCCTGCTGCCCGAGAACTACGTCACCCGGGCCGACGAGTGTGAGACCTGGGTGGTCCACGG GTCTCATTCGTTCCTCAACGGAGCCCCCCCACCAGACCCAGGCGGTCGGGCTGACAGCCTGCTGTTAGACGGACAACTGCTCGACAGCCTGGGAGACCTGGCTGGCCTCAGCGTCCTCACTACACCCATGCAG CTGCTGAGGGCCGGCAGCGAGCAGTCCAGTCTGCCCAAGAGgagcctgtttgtgtgtcgcCATGGCGAGCGGATGGACGTGGTGTTCGGCAAACACTGGATCACTCAGTGCTTCGACACCAAAG gtcGATACGTTCGCTGTAATCTCAACATGCCGCCCAGCCTGCCAATCAGAAGCGGTGGACACCGAGACTACGATAAAGATTGTCCAATCACTGTGTTCGGTGGGACACAGGCCCGCCTCGTAG GTGAGGCCCTTTTGGAGAGCCACACAACAGTGAACTTTATCTACTGCTCTCCCTCACTGCGCTGCGTCCAGACGGCCCAGAACATTCTCCAAG GTCTACAACTGGATGGAAAAACGAGGATCCGCGTAGAGCCAGGCTTGTTCGAATGGACCAAGTGGGTGTCTGGCACAACCCTCCCCGTCTGGATCCCCCCTGTGGAGCTGGCCGCCGCCAACCTGAATGTGGACACAACATACAG ACCTCATATCCCCATCAGTAAGCTGGTGGTGTCGGAGTCCTACGACACCTACATCAGCAGGAGCTTCCAGGTGACCCGGGAGATCCTGTCCGAGTGCAACAACCTGG GAGATACGGTGCTGATCGTGGCTCACGCCTCGTCCCTGGAGGCCTGCACTCGCCAGATGCAAGGTCTGAGTCCCCAGAACGCCAAGGACTTTGTCCAGGTCGTCCGAAAG attCCCTACCTGGGCTTCTGTGCCTGCGAGGAGCTGGGGGAGACGGGGGTTTGGCAACTGGTTGACCCACCCATCTTGCCGCTGACACACGGACCCAACCACAGCTTCAACTGGAGGGAAATGCTTCTGCAGGACTGA
- the ubash3ba gene encoding ubiquitin-associated and SH3 domain-containing protein B isoform X2: protein MLKALVSTGSRNVQAACDWLFSHVDDPFLDDPLPREYVLYLRPTGPLLHQLTQYWQQSRLTCGKNKAHNIFPHITLCQFFMCADGKVEALTEALQATMASWRGRFPATLNLKLYTSSNFIGLFVDEHVAEVLKSFASEFATEAASKADVHIEPHKKQLHVTLAYQFQANHLPVLEKLAKSMDVSVGCDWLAVMFSRDIRFANHETLQVMYPYTPQNDDELELVPGDFVFMSAVEQASASEGWVYGSSQGTGLSGLLPENYVTRADECETWVVHGSHSFLNGAPPPDPGGRADSLLLDGQLLDSLGDLAGLSVLTTPMQLLRAGSEQSSLPKRSLFVCRHGERMDVVFGKHWITQCFDTKGRYVRCNLNMPPSLPIRSGGHRDYDKDCPITVFGGTQARLVGEALLESHTTVNFIYCSPSLRCVQTAQNILQGLQLDGKTRIRVEPGLFEWTKWVSGTTLPVWIPPVELAAANLNVDTTYRPHIPISKLVVSESYDTYISRSFQVTREILSECNNLGDTVLIVAHASSLEACTRQMQGLSPQNAKDFVQVVRKIPYLGFCACEELGETGVWQLVDPPILPLTHGPNHSFNWREMLLQD from the exons AT GCTGAAAGCTCTGGTCTCCACTGGGAGCCGCAACGTCCAGGCAGCGTGTGATTG GCTCTTCTCCCACGTGGACGACCCCTTCCTGGACGACCCGCTGCCCAGGGAGTATGTGTTGTACCTGCGGCCCACCGGGCCTCTGCTGCACCAGCTCACCCAGTACTGGCAGCAGTCTCGCCTCACCTGCGGCAAGAACAAGGCTCACAACATCTTCCCCCACATCACCCTCTGCCAGTTCTTCATG TGTGCGGACGGGAAGGTGGAGGCGCTCACGGAGGCGCTGCAGGCCACCATGGCCTCCTGGCGGGGCCGCTTCCCCGCGACCCTCAACCTAAAGCTCTACACCTCCTCCAACTTCATCGGCCTGTTCGTGGACGAGCATGTGGCCGAGGTGCTGAAGAGCTTTGCCTCCGAGTTTGCCACGGAGGCCGCCTCCAAAGCAG ACGTCCACATCGAACCGCACAAGAAGCAGCTCCACGTCACCCTGGCCTACCAGTTCCAGGCCAATCACCTGCCTGTTCTGGAGAAGCTGGCCAAGAGCATGGACGTGTCCGTGGGCtgtgactggctggctgtcaTGTTCTCGCGGGACATCCGATTCGCCAACCACGAG ACGCTGCAGGTCATGTACCCGTACACGCCCCAGAACGACGACGAGCTGGAGCTGGTGCCGGGTGACTTTGTGTTCATGTCCGCCGTGGAGCAGGCCAGCGCCAGCGAGGGCTGGGTCTATGGGAGCTCCCAGGGCACGGGGCTGTCGGGCCTGCTGCCCGAGAACTACGTCACCCGGGCCGACGAGTGTGAGACCTGGGTGGTCCACGG GTCTCATTCGTTCCTCAACGGAGCCCCCCCACCAGACCCAGGCGGTCGGGCTGACAGCCTGCTGTTAGACGGACAACTGCTCGACAGCCTGGGAGACCTGGCTGGCCTCAGCGTCCTCACTACACCCATGCAG CTGCTGAGGGCCGGCAGCGAGCAGTCCAGTCTGCCCAAGAGgagcctgtttgtgtgtcgcCATGGCGAGCGGATGGACGTGGTGTTCGGCAAACACTGGATCACTCAGTGCTTCGACACCAAAG gtcGATACGTTCGCTGTAATCTCAACATGCCGCCCAGCCTGCCAATCAGAAGCGGTGGACACCGAGACTACGATAAAGATTGTCCAATCACTGTGTTCGGTGGGACACAGGCCCGCCTCGTAG GTGAGGCCCTTTTGGAGAGCCACACAACAGTGAACTTTATCTACTGCTCTCCCTCACTGCGCTGCGTCCAGACGGCCCAGAACATTCTCCAAG GTCTACAACTGGATGGAAAAACGAGGATCCGCGTAGAGCCAGGCTTGTTCGAATGGACCAAGTGGGTGTCTGGCACAACCCTCCCCGTCTGGATCCCCCCTGTGGAGCTGGCCGCCGCCAACCTGAATGTGGACACAACATACAG ACCTCATATCCCCATCAGTAAGCTGGTGGTGTCGGAGTCCTACGACACCTACATCAGCAGGAGCTTCCAGGTGACCCGGGAGATCCTGTCCGAGTGCAACAACCTGG GAGATACGGTGCTGATCGTGGCTCACGCCTCGTCCCTGGAGGCCTGCACTCGCCAGATGCAAGGTCTGAGTCCCCAGAACGCCAAGGACTTTGTCCAGGTCGTCCGAAAG attCCCTACCTGGGCTTCTGTGCCTGCGAGGAGCTGGGGGAGACGGGGGTTTGGCAACTGGTTGACCCACCCATCTTGCCGCTGACACACGGACCCAACCACAGCTTCAACTGGAGGGAAATGCTTCTGCAGGACTGA